In the genome of Telluria mixta, the window GCCTTCGAGAACAGCTTCACGAGGTCGCTGCGCTCGTCGTATTCGATGCGCTGGGCCTGGCCTTCGCCCCACAGGTCGGGGCCGCCGTCGCGCTTCTGGCGGAAGGTCGCGAGCTTGCCGGGATTGGCCGTGAGGATGAAGGTGCGCCAACCGTCCGGCGCTACCTTGACCTCGGCGCGGTCGGATTTCAGGATCATGGTGCCGCGCGTGATGATGACGTTGCCGGTGGCGACGTAATTCTGCGTCACCTGGTCGACGTTGGCGTTGTCGAACGCAATGTCGACGGGCTTGAGCGCGTCCGCCTTTTCGGCCGAGGCAGCCAGCGGCACCAGCAGGAAGATGGCGGCGGCGAGTATTTTTTTCATTCGATTGTCCTCTCTAATGGCTTGCCTGAGGGCTTGCGCGCGACTGGCGTGGCGGATAGGTCATCTTGCCGCGGCCACCCAGCGCGATCTGCTGCGTGGCGTTGTTGGCCACCATGCCCACCGCGTCGACCGATGCGGCGCCGAGCGTCATGTGGACCGGCTTGTCGGTCTTCGCGATCTCGTCGTCCGGCAGGATCGTCAACACCTCGGTGCGGATCCGCATCGGCTCCGCACCCGGGGCGGCCGGACGCCGGATGTCGACGTTGCCCGTCAGGTCGATCTGGTTCTGGTTCTGGCTCACGAGCGCGCTGTTGGACGTCATCGTCATCGGCGGATGCTCGTCGGTGAGACTCTGCACGACCGGCTTGTCGACGAGCGCCGTATTGTCGACCGGGCGGTGCGTCAGGCGTTCGCCCGAGATCACGTAGCGCGGCTTGCCGGCCTCCGACATGCGCACCCAGCTGAAGTTGTCGACGATGTAGTCCGGCTCGTTGCCGGCATTGAAGCCCGCCGCGTTCTCATCGCCCTGCATCACCTGCACGAGCCAGAAGCTGCCGAACGCGCAAAACACGGCGAACAGCATCAGGAGCAGCAGGCGCCAGCGGTGCGCGGTACGCTTGTAGCTTGCGGGAGCCATGGTTTCTCTTATCCGAAGTAAGGCGCGAGCGCCTGTTCGTAGGTGCCCTGGGCACGCATCACCATGTCGCAGACTTCGCGCACGGCGCCGCGGCCGCCCGGGTTCTTCGTCACATAATGGGCGCGGTACTGCACTTCCGGATGCCCGCTCGGCACCGTCACCGCAAAGCCCACACGTGTAAACAGCGGCAGGTCGATCACGTCGTCGCCGATGTAGCCGCACTCCTCCGCCGTCACGCCGGTCTTGTTCAACAGCTCGGCGAACGCGAGGCGCTTGTCGTGCTGCCCCTGGAACACGTGCGTGATCCCGAGATCGCTAGCTCGCTTGATGACGATGGGCGACGTGCGCGCGCTGATGATCGCCGTCTGTACGCCGGTGCGGTTCAGCAGCTGGATGCCGAGGCCGTCCAGCACGTAGAACGTCTTCGTGACTTCGCCGTCCGGGCCATAGGTCAGGCTGCCGTCGGTGAGGACGCCGTCGACGTCGAAGATCATGACTTTCACGCGCGCCGCGCGCTCCATGTGTGCCAGCGGAGTCACCATCAGATCACCTTGGCGCGCGTGAGGTCGTGGATGTGCAGTGCGCCCACCAGCACGCCGTCCGCATCGGTGACGAGCATCTGGTTGATGCGGAATTCTTCCATCACGGCGACGGCATCCACCGCCAGCTGTTCCGGATGCACGCGGCGCGGATTCGGATGCATCACGTCGCGGATCACGAGCTTGCTGAAATCCTGGGCTTTTTCGATCAGGCGGCGCAGGTCGCCGTCCGTGAACACGCCGACGGGGCGGCCGGCATCGTCGACGATGGCCGTCATGCCCATGCCCTTGTGCGAGATTTCCAGCAGCGCGTCCGTGAGGAGCGCGTCCGGTTTCACCTTCGGCACCGCGTCGCCGCTGCGCATCACGTCGCGCACGTGCGTGAGCAGGCGGCGTCCGAGCGCGCCGCCCGGATGCGAGCGTGCGAAATCGTCCGATTTGAAGCCGCGCAGTTCGAGCAGCGCGACGGCCAGCGCATCGCCCAGCGCGAGGGTCGCGGTGGTGCTGGCGGTCGGCGCCAGGTTCAGCGGGCAGGCTTCCTTCTCGACGGCCACGTCCAGGTGCACGTCCGCCGCCAGGGCCAGGCTCGATTCGGGCTTGCCCGTGATGGCGATGACGGGCACGTTCATGCGCTTGACGGCCGGGATCACGATGGCCAGTTCGCTGCTTTCGCCGGAATACGAGATGGCGATCAGCACGTCCTGCGCCGTCACCATGCCGAGGTCGCCGTGCGCGGCTTCGCCCGGGTGCAGGAACAGTGCCGGGGTGCCGGTCGAGGCCAGCGTCGCGGCGATCTTGCGGCCGATGTGGCCCGACTTGCCCATGCCCGACACGACGACGCGGCCTTTGCACGCCATCATCAGCGCGACGGCGCGCGGCACGCTGTCGTCGCGGCCGAGGCGCGCGGACAGCTTGCGGATCGCCTCGCCTTCGATATCCAGCGCCTCGCGGGCCAGTTCCAGCGCCCGCTGGGCCTGGGCCTCGTTAAAACTTGTCAGCATTATTTTTTCATCGGTTACACTCATAGACAAAGTATATCCGAATTGGGAAAGCAAAAAACTTGCCAGACGTAACAAACAACATATTTACGGGACCTCGCCGTCGCGCCACATGACCTCAGGCCTCGAACTCACTCTGCTTTTGCTGGGCAGCGCGGTCCTCGGCGTCGTCGCGTTCCGCATGCTGCACCTGCCGCCGATGCTGGGCTATCTCGCCGTCGGCGTGCTGATCGGCCCCCACGCGCTGGCCCTCGCCGACAACGGCACTACGACGCAGGCCCTGGCCGAATTCGGCGTCGTCTTCCTCATGTTCTCCATCGGGCTGGAATTCTCGCTGGCCCAGCTGCGCGCCATGCGCCGCATCGTGTTCGGGCTCGGGCTCGCGCAGGTCGTGCTGACGATCGTCGTGACGGTGCTCGTGTCGCTGTGGACGCGCTACCTGCCGCCCTCGATGCAGATCGGCTGGCAGGCCGCGCTGGCGCTGGGCGGGGCGCTGGCGATGTCGTCGACGGCCATCGTCTCGAAGCTCCTGACGGAACGGCTGGAACTGGAAAGCGAACATGGACGCCGCATCATCGGCATCCTGCTGTTCCAGGACCTCGCCGTCGTGCCGCTGCTGATCCTGATCCCGTCGCTGGCGAAACCGGCCGAGGAACTCGCGATGACGCTCGCGTGGGCCGGCATCAAGGCCGCCGCCGTGCTGGCGCTGCTGCTGTTCTTCGGCCAGAAGCTGATGCGCAAGTGGTTCAACATCGTCGTCAAGCGCCGCTCACAGGAACTGTTCATGCTGAACCTGCTGCTCGTGACCCTGGGCGCGGCCGCGATCACGGAACACGCGGGCCTGTCGATGGCGCTGGGCGCGTTCGTGGCCGGCATGCTGATCTCCGAGACGCCCTACAAGCATCAAGTGGAAGAGGACATCAAGCCGTTCCGCGACGTGCTGCTGGGCCTCTTCTTCATCACCATCGGCATGCTGCTGAACGTGCAGCTCGTGCTCGAGAACTGGTGGGTCGTCCTGCTCCTGCTGGCCGTGCCCGTGATGCTGAAATTCGCGCTGATCGCGCTGCTGGCCAAGGCGTTCGGCTCCACCGACGGCGTCGCCATGCGCACGGGCCTCGCGCTCGCGCAGGCCGGCGAATTCGGCTTCGTGCTGCTGAGCCTCGCATCGGGTTCGCACCTGATCGCCCCGTTCATCATCCAGCTCGTGCTCGCGTCGATGGTGTTGTCGATGCTGGTCGCGCCGTTCGTCATCGCGAACATGGACAAGCTCGTGATGAAGGTGGCGACCAACGAATGGATGCTGCAATCGCTGCAGCTGACGCAGATCGCGAGCCGCACGATGGCCACCCAGAAGCACGTGATCATCGCCGGCTTCGGCCGCAGCGGCCAGTCGCTGGCCACCCTGCTGTCGGAAGAAAAGCTGCCGTGGTACGCGCTCGACCTCGACCCCGAGCGGGTGCAGGAAGCGCGCACGGCCGGCATCAACGTCTCGTACGGCGACTGTACGCGCCGCGAAGCGCTGATCGCGGCCGGCATCAACCGCGCCAGCGCCCTCGTGATCACGTTCGCGGACACCCGCCTCGCGGTCAAGGTGCTGCACCTCGTGCACGAGCTGGCGCCGAAGCTGCCCGTCATCGTGCGCGCCCACGACGACACGGAACTCGACGTGCTGAAAAAAGCCGGCGCCACCGAGGTCGTGCCGGAAGCGCTGGAATCGAGCCTGATGCTGGCCTCGCACGCGCTGGTCGTGATGGGCGTGCCGCTGCGCCGCGTCGTGCACCGCGTGCAGGCCGCGCGCGACGAGCGCTACGCGTCGCTGCGCGGCTTCTTCCATGGCGCCAGCGACATCGCGGACGGCACGGAACACAACTACGTGCGCCTGCATTCGGTGACCCTGCGCGACGACGCCGGCGCCGTCGGGCGCTGCATCGCGGAGCTGGAGCTGGACGAAGTGGGCGCCGAAGTCACGGCCGTGCGGCGCGGGAGCGACCGTATCGAGCCGACGCCGGAGACGGAATTGCGGGCGGGGGATGTGGTGGTCCTGCGGGGAACGGGCAACGCGGTCACGCGCGCCGAGGGACGGTTGCTGCGCTGACTGTAGCAGCCGCTCGACTGATACAGCATGTGCCTGTACGGGGCGCCTTGTGCCTTGTCCCTGCCGTGCCGTGCTTCTAGACTGGGGCCTTCTCCACGTTGGGACTGCCTGCCATGACCGAACTCCTGCCTCTGATGAGCTATTGCCTTGTGATGTCCGCCACGCCCGGGCCGAACAACGTCATGCTTGCCACCACGGGCGCCAGTTTCGGCTATCGCGGTGCGCTGCCGGTTATCCTCGGCATCCAGGCCGGTATCTTTGTGCAGACCATGCTCGTGTGCGCGGGGCTGGGCAGCCTGTTCGTCGCGTACCCGATGGCGCAGCAGGTACTGCGGATCGCGGGTGCGCTGTACCTGATGTTCCTGGCCTGGAAGCTTGCCGGCGCCTCGGTGGCAGGCACCGGCGCACCGAAGCCCGTGTCCTTTACGCAGGCGGCGCTGTTCCAGGCGCTGAACCCCAAGAGCTGGCTCAAGGCGATCACCATCGCATCGGTCTTCATGCCTGCGCAGAGCAACATGCTCGCCAGCGCGCTGCTGGTGTCCATGATCGGCACCATGGTGGGCATGCCGTGCAGCGTCATGTGGGCGCTGTTCGGCGTCTCGATCCGCAGCGTGCTGAAGGCGTCCCGCAGCCAGCGCATCTTCAACCTGGCGATGGGGACCATCCTGGTGGTCCTCGCCGTGATGTGTTTACGCTAGACTCCCACGATGTTCCCCATCGACCGCTCCTCACCCATCGCCCTGTTCGAGCAGATCGAGGCCGCATTGCGCCAGCAGATCGCGCAACGCGTCCTGCCTGGCGGGACCAGGCTGCCGTCGATCCGCCAGCTCGCCACGCAGCTCTCGGTCAGCACCAACACCGTGGTGATGGCTTACGACAGGCTGGTGGCCGCAGGCGTCATCGATACGCACGGCACCGCGGGCTTCTTCGTCCGCGCACCGGCCGACGCCGGCCGCGCCGTTCCCGACGAGGTTGCGCTCGAGGCGGGCCAGGAGCAGGAGCCGGTCTGGCTGATCCAGCAGGCCAACGACCAGCGGCCGGGCGTGCTGCTGGCCAGCAGCGGCGCCTTGCCGCCCACCTGGCTGCAGGACGCGCTGCCGGCGGCCGCCGTGCAACGTGGCCTGGCGCGCAGCGCGGCCGGCATGGCCTCGCGCTGTCCGCCGCAAGGGCTGGCCGAACTGCGCGAGCAGATCGCGTTGCTGTTGCGCGGCATCGGCATCGCTGCGGACGCCAGCCACGTCCTCACCACCTTCGGCGGCACCCATGCAATCGACCTGATCTGCCGCACCTTTCTACAGCCCGGCGATACGGTGCTGGTCGAGGATCCGGGATACTTCCTGATGTTCGGCCGGCTGCGCCAGGACGGCGTGCGCCTGGTGCCCATCAAGCGCCGCCCCGATGGCCTCGACCTCGACGAACTGGAAGCTGCCTGCCGCGCCCACCGTCCGCGCCTGCTGTTCGTGCAAACGGCTTTGCACAATCCCACCGGGTGGAGCAGCAGCGCCACCAATCTGCACAAGGTGCTGATCATGGCGCAGCAGTACGGCTTCCTGATCGCCGAAGACGACGTGCACGGCCATTTCCAGCATGGCCACAGCACGCGGCTGGCATCGCTGTCCGGGCTGGATGGTGTGATTTACTACTCCAGCCTGTGCAAGGCGCTGAGCCCGGCCCTGCGCATGGGCTACCTGGCGGCGGCGCCCGCCTTGCTGAAGCTGTTAATGCGAACCAAGATCCACGCCATCATGACGTTACCGGCGTTGAACGAATACGTTCTGCTGGAAGTGCTCAAGGCCGGCAACCTGCGCAAGCACCTGGAGCGGCTGCAACGCAAGATCATGGCGGCGCGCAACGCCAGCACCC includes:
- the lptA gene encoding lipopolysaccharide transport periplasmic protein LptA is translated as MKKILAAAIFLLVPLAASAEKADALKPVDIAFDNANVDQVTQNYVATGNVIITRGTMILKSDRAEVKVAPDGWRTFILTANPGKLATFRQKRDGGPDLWGEGQAQRIEYDERSDLVKLFSKAVIRQLEGKKVTQEMASEFISYDNRNEKLLGLNDANGTDKPGNGRGSITLQPRRATAAPAPAPAGKQ
- a CDS encoding KdsC family phosphatase, which gives rise to MVTPLAHMERAARVKVMIFDVDGVLTDGSLTYGPDGEVTKTFYVLDGLGIQLLNRTGVQTAIISARTSPIVIKRASDLGITHVFQGQHDKRLAFAELLNKTGVTAEECGYIGDDVIDLPLFTRVGFAVTVPSGHPEVQYRAHYVTKNPGGRGAVREVCDMVMRAQGTYEQALAPYFG
- a CDS encoding KpsF/GutQ family sugar-phosphate isomerase, whose protein sequence is MSVTDEKIMLTSFNEAQAQRALELAREALDIEGEAIRKLSARLGRDDSVPRAVALMMACKGRVVVSGMGKSGHIGRKIAATLASTGTPALFLHPGEAAHGDLGMVTAQDVLIAISYSGESSELAIVIPAVKRMNVPVIAITGKPESSLALAADVHLDVAVEKEACPLNLAPTASTTATLALGDALAVALLELRGFKSDDFARSHPGGALGRRLLTHVRDVMRSGDAVPKVKPDALLTDALLEISHKGMGMTAIVDDAGRPVGVFTDGDLRRLIEKAQDFSKLVIRDVMHPNPRRVHPEQLAVDAVAVMEEFRINQMLVTDADGVLVGALHIHDLTRAKVI
- the lptC gene encoding LPS export ABC transporter periplasmic protein LptC, which translates into the protein MAPASYKRTAHRWRLLLLMLFAVFCAFGSFWLVQVMQGDENAAGFNAGNEPDYIVDNFSWVRMSEAGKPRYVISGERLTHRPVDNTALVDKPVVQSLTDEHPPMTMTSNSALVSQNQNQIDLTGNVDIRRPAAPGAEPMRIRTEVLTILPDDEIAKTDKPVHMTLGAASVDAVGMVANNATQQIALGGRGKMTYPPRQSRASPQASH
- a CDS encoding aminotransferase-like domain-containing protein, whose translation is MFPIDRSSPIALFEQIEAALRQQIAQRVLPGGTRLPSIRQLATQLSVSTNTVVMAYDRLVAAGVIDTHGTAGFFVRAPADAGRAVPDEVALEAGQEQEPVWLIQQANDQRPGVLLASSGALPPTWLQDALPAAAVQRGLARSAAGMASRCPPQGLAELREQIALLLRGIGIAADASHVLTTFGGTHAIDLICRTFLQPGDTVLVEDPGYFLMFGRLRQDGVRLVPIKRRPDGLDLDELEAACRAHRPRLLFVQTALHNPTGWSSSATNLHKVLIMAQQYGFLIAEDDVHGHFQHGHSTRLASLSGLDGVIYYSSLCKALSPALRMGYLAAAPALLKLLMRTKIHAIMTLPALNEYVLLEVLKAGNLRKHLERLQRKIMAARNASTRQLSAAGVLFEQPGDAGIFLWGTMPEGLDVDLLVQDAYRNKIVMMRGAAFSANDTPDQHIRFNVAISQHPRVSTYLDERLRAVAGARRYLSSV
- a CDS encoding monovalent cation:proton antiporter family protein, translated to MTSGLELTLLLLGSAVLGVVAFRMLHLPPMLGYLAVGVLIGPHALALADNGTTTQALAEFGVVFLMFSIGLEFSLAQLRAMRRIVFGLGLAQVVLTIVVTVLVSLWTRYLPPSMQIGWQAALALGGALAMSSTAIVSKLLTERLELESEHGRRIIGILLFQDLAVVPLLILIPSLAKPAEELAMTLAWAGIKAAAVLALLLFFGQKLMRKWFNIVVKRRSQELFMLNLLLVTLGAAAITEHAGLSMALGAFVAGMLISETPYKHQVEEDIKPFRDVLLGLFFITIGMLLNVQLVLENWWVVLLLLAVPVMLKFALIALLAKAFGSTDGVAMRTGLALAQAGEFGFVLLSLASGSHLIAPFIIQLVLASMVLSMLVAPFVIANMDKLVMKVATNEWMLQSLQLTQIASRTMATQKHVIIAGFGRSGQSLATLLSEEKLPWYALDLDPERVQEARTAGINVSYGDCTRREALIAAGINRASALVITFADTRLAVKVLHLVHELAPKLPVIVRAHDDTELDVLKKAGATEVVPEALESSLMLASHALVVMGVPLRRVVHRVQAARDERYASLRGFFHGASDIADGTEHNYVRLHSVTLRDDAGAVGRCIAELELDEVGAEVTAVRRGSDRIEPTPETELRAGDVVVLRGTGNAVTRAEGRLLR
- a CDS encoding LysE family translocator, encoding MSYCLVMSATPGPNNVMLATTGASFGYRGALPVILGIQAGIFVQTMLVCAGLGSLFVAYPMAQQVLRIAGALYLMFLAWKLAGASVAGTGAPKPVSFTQAALFQALNPKSWLKAITIASVFMPAQSNMLASALLVSMIGTMVGMPCSVMWALFGVSIRSVLKASRSQRIFNLAMGTILVVLAVMCLR